A genome region from Gallus gallus isolate bGalGal1 chromosome 9, bGalGal1.mat.broiler.GRCg7b, whole genome shotgun sequence includes the following:
- the LOC121113444 gene encoding extensin-like, which translates to MGLHVSHRGATLGTEVTAASWPHSPYGPITTTAPPDSHPISISHDFIPSHIYSPFHIHHIHPTAISNPSHIHTPTSYPHPVPHIRIYLKSKSPHPSYVHSKYLSHCHPNPIPYPYPIPSPSHVLPMLIPYPSQAHPISVAHPIYVPFYGFPFHIHIPTPQSQISHPSPTSNIPTPHPSPTSYTPIPTPTPTHSQSHIPTPPFTCQSQSLIPIPDPTPYRNRTHPGGPAPTAAPPRPLPSRLQPTAPHRPAPGLSLVSGSAPGSDWLSRSARERPLTAGSEPPDCPLRQRRCRSPPPAPQHGSAAAAAVLQSCPGSTETEPRHDGSGAEDSSAGAGREGERHRHRKKHLRSHNPPPCAEWRNLARAVPLLATGAAREEKNVGQKVRGAPLGSGLEAKLRSHAREEVWVATGQLAISPRDEVCGLGTGQECWPEASISVEEGKGRRRFKGSYRAWPCSARGGKA; encoded by the exons ATGGGGCTCCACGTGTCACATCGGGGGGCAACTTTGGGGACAGAGGTcactgcagcatcctggccCCATAGCCCCTATGGCCCCATAACCACTACAGCCCCACCTGATAGCCATCCCATATCCATATCTCACGACTTTATCCCATCCCATATCTATAGCCCATTCCATATCCATCATATTCACCCCACAGCCATCTCAAATCCATCCCATATCCATACCCCCACATCCTATCCCCATCCCGTACCCCATATCCGTATCTATCTGAAATCCAAATCCCCACATCCATCCTATGTCCATTCCAAATACTTATCCCATTgtcatcccaaccccatcccatatccatatccTATCCCCAGTCCATCCCACGTTCTTCCTATGTTGATCCCATATCCGTCCCAAGCCCACCCCATATCTGTGGCCCATCCCATATATGTCCCATTTTACGGTTTCCCATTCCATATCCATATCCCCACACCCCAATCCCAAATTTCACATCCCAGTCCTACATCTAACATCCCAACTCCACATCCCAGTCCCACATCCTATACTCCCATCCCAACTCCAACTCCAACTCATTCCCAATCCCACATTCCAACCCCACCTTTCACCTGCCAATCCCAATCTCTCATCCCAATCCCAGATCCCACCCCCTATCGCAATAGGACGCACCCCGGAGGCCCCGCCCCCAcggccgctccgccccgccccctGCCCTCGCGCCTCCAACCAACGGCCCCGCATCGCCCCGCCcccggcctctcattggtcagcggcagcgCCCCCGGCTCCGATTGGCTGAGCCGCAgcgcgcgggagcggccgttgaCAGCCGGCTCGGAGCCGCCCGACTGTCCCCTCAGACAGCGCCGCTGCCGCAGCCCGCCCCCGGCACCACAGCACGGGAGCGCCGCTGCAGCCGCTGTGCTCCagagctgtccgggcagcaccgagacGGAACCGCGGCACGACGGGAGtggtgctgaggacagcagcgCCGGAgccgggagggagggagagcgGCACCGGCACAGGAAAAAACACCTGCGCAGCCATAACCCACCTCCCTGTGCG gaatggaggaatctggccagagctgtgcccctgcttgccacaggagctgcgcgggaggagaagaatgtgggccaaaaggtaagaggagctcctttgggttctgggcttgaagcaaagctgagaagccatgcccgggaggaggtgtgggtagctacaggccagcttgctatctccccaagagatgaggtgtgtgggctaggcaccgggcaggagtgctggccagaagcaagcatctctgtggaggaaggcaaagggcggaggaggttcaagggtagctaccgggcatggccttgctcagcaaggggaggaaaagcgtga